Proteins encoded together in one Prunus dulcis chromosome 3, ALMONDv2, whole genome shotgun sequence window:
- the LOC117621216 gene encoding basic leucine zipper 43-like, producing MQPGEVTGLHYLVPSSSSSPYPPHFSMSTQSNTIPFQFNRFSSPLYNLQFPNSHLQEINNPQQPSSFSSNSTSDEADEHQLSLINERKQRRMISNRESARRSRMRKQKHLDELWSQVVWLRNENHQLVDKLNHVSESHDKVLQENAQLKEQASELRQMLTDLQLHSPYHPSLRDLEDVPCNTAYLRSESSNQSITSSMDLLG from the coding sequence ATGCAGCCTGGTGAGGTCACAGGGCTCCATTATCTAGTTCCTTCAAGTTCATCATCTCCCTACCCTCCTCATTTTAGCATGAGCACACAAAGCAACACCATCCCATTTCAATTCAACCGGTTTTCGAGCCCATTATACAATTTACAATTCCCTAACTCCCATCTTCAAGAAATTAATAATCCCCAGCAACCATCTTCTTTCAGcagtaactcaacttctgatGAAGCTGATGAGCACCAGCTAAGTCTCATCAATGAGAGGAAACAGAGAAGAATGATATCTAACAGAGAATCTGCCCGCAGATCACGTATGCGCAAGCAGAAGCACCTGGATGAACTCTGGTCACAAGTGGTTTGGCTCAGAAATGAGAATCACCAACTTGTGGATAAGCTGAACCATGTTTCAGAGTCCCATGACAAGGTTCTGCAAGAGAATGCTCAGCTCAAAGAGCAAGCTTCTGAGCTTCGCCAAATGCTCACTGATTTGCAACTGCATAGTCCTTACCATCCTTCACTTAGAGACCTGGAGGATGTTCCTTGCAACACTGCTTATCTGAGATCCGAGTCCTCGAACCAGTCCATCACAAGTTCAATGGATTTACTAGGCTAA
- the LOC117621215 gene encoding pentatricopeptide repeat-containing protein At3g49170, chloroplastic — protein sequence MHCSSLSLPAPSKLPLPPSLRPQKSPNFDSLNNRLISHINVGHLRKAITTLDLMAQRGTHPDLPIYSLLLKSCIRSRNFDLGRLVHARLVHSQLELDPVVLNSLISLYSKSRDWKKANSIFENMGNKRNLVSWSAMVSCFANNDMGLEAILTFLDMLENGFYPNEYCFASVIRACSNAQKIRIGNIIFGSVIKSGYLGSDVCVGCSLIDMFAKGSGELDDAYKVFETMPETDAVTWTLMITRLAQMGCPGEAIDLYVDMLWSGLMPDQFTLSGVISACTKLDSLSLGQQLHSWVIRSGLALGHCVGCCLVDMYAKCAADGSMDDARKIFDRMPNHNVMSWTSIINGYVQSGEGDEEAIKLFVGMMTGHVPPNHFTFSSILKACANLSDLCKGDQVHSLAVKLGLASVNCVGNSLISMYSRSGQVEDARKAFDILYEKNLISYNTIVDAYAKHSDTEEAFGLFHEIQDTGFGASAFTFSSLLSGAASICAVGKGEQIHARIIKSGFESNQGICNALVSMYSRCGNIDAAFAVFNEMEDWNVISWTSMITGFAKHGYAAAAVEMFNKMLEAGLKPNEITYIAVLSACSHAGLVAEGWKHFKAMQKKHGIIPRMEHYACMVDLLGRSGSLVEAIEFINSMPFTADELIWRTFLGACRVHGHIELGKHAAKMIIEQNPHDSAAYSLLSNLYASSGLWEEVAKVRKDMKEKFLIKEAGSSWIEVKNKIHKFHVGDTSHPKAREIYDELDKLGSKIKKIGFVPNTDFVLHDVEEEQKEYYLFQHSEKIAVAFGLISTSKSKPIRVFKNLRVCGDCHTAIKYISKATGREIVVRDSNRFHHFKDGTCSCNDYW from the coding sequence ATGCATTGCTCAAGCCTCTCTCTTCCCGCTCCCTCCAAACTCCCACTGCCACCTTCTCTCAGACCTCAGAAAAGCCCCAATTTTGATTCCCTCAATAACCGTCTGATCAGCCACATCAATGTGGGTCATCTCCGCAAAGCAATCACCACCCTTGATCTCATGGCCCAGCGCGGGACTCATCCAGATCTCCCCATCTACTCCCTCCTCCTCAAGTCCTGCATCAGGTCCCGGAATTTCGACCTAGGAAGACTCGTCCACGCCCGGCTGGTTCACTCACAGCTCGAACTCGACCCGGTCGTCCTGAACTCACTGATTAGCTTGTACTCAAAATCTAGGGACTGGAAAAAGGCAAATTCAATCTTCGAAAATATGGGAAATAAGAGAAATTTGGTTTCTTGGAGTGCCATGGTGTCTTGTTTTGCGAACAATGATATGGGATTGGAAGCTATTTTGACATTTCTTGATATGCTTGAAAATGGGTTTTACCCGAATGAGTATTGCTTTGCTTCGGTGATTCGGGCATGTTCGAATGCCCAGAAAATTCGGATTGggaatataatttttgggtcaGTAATCAAAAGTGGGTATCTTGGGTCAGATGTGTGTGTTGGGTGCTCGTTGATCGATATGTTTGCAAAGGGTAGTGGAGAGTTGGATGACGCATATAAGGTGTTTGAGACAATGCCTGAGACGGACGCTGTGACTTGGACTTTGATGATTACTAGGCTTGCACAAATGGGTTGCCCAGGAGAGGCTATTGATTTGTATGTGGATATGTTATGGAGTGGACTCATGCCTGACCAGTTTACACTAAGTGGCGTTATATCAGCTTGTACAAAGTTGGACTCATTGTCGTTAGGGCAGCAATTGCATTCATGGGTTATACGGTCTGGGTTGGCTTTGGGTCATTGTGTTGGGTGTTGTTTGGTGGACATGTATGCCAAGTGTGCGGCTGATGGATCGATGGATGATGCAAGGAAGATATTTGATCGGATGCCAAACCATAATGTTATGTCATGGACTTCAATCATCAATGGATATGTGCAGAGTGGAGAGGGTGATGAGGAGGCAATCAAACTCTTTGTTGGAATGATGACGGGTCATGTTCCACCAAACCATTTCACGTTTTCTAGCATTTTGAAGGCTTGTGCAAATCTTTCTGATCTGTGTAAGGGTGATCAGGTTCACTCCCTGGCAGTGAAACTAGGCCTTGCATCAGTTAATTGTGTGGGAAATTCACTTATTAGCATGTACTCAAGGTCTGGCCAGGTGGAAGATGCCCGGAAagcttttgatattttgtatGAGAAAAATTTGATATCTTATAACACAATTGTTGATGCATATGCCAAGCATTCAGACACAGAAGAAGCCTTTGGACTTTTTCATGAAATTCAGGATACAGGATTTGGGGCTAGTGCTTTCACATTTTCTAGTCTCTTGAGTGGAGCTGCAAGCATTTGTGCAGTTGGTAAGGGTGAGCAAATCCATGCCCGGATTATAAAATCAGGATTTGAGTCAAACCAAGGCATTTGTAATGCTTTGGTTTCCATGTATTCCAGGTGTGGAAACATAGATGCTGCTTTTGCAGTGTTCAACGAGATGGAAGATTGGAATGTTATATCATGGACTTCAATGATCACAGGTTTTGCAAAACATGGATATGCGGCTGCAGCAGTGGAAATGTTCAACAAAATGCTTGAGGCTGGATTAAAACCGAACGAGATCACGTATATTGCTGTTTTGTCAGCTTGTAGCCATGCTGGTTTGGTTGCTGAGGGATGGAAACACTTCAAGGCAATGCAGAAGAAACATGGTATCATCCCAAGAATGGAACATTATGCATGCATGGTAGATTTATTAGGCCGCTCAGGATCCCTTGTAGAAGCCATTGAGTTTATTAACTCAATGCCTTTTACAGCTGATGAACTAATCTGGCGAACATTTCTTGGAGCCTGCCGAGTACATGGTCACATAGAGCTCGGGAAACATGCTGCAAAGATGATTATTGAGCAGAACCCACATGATTCTGCAGCATATAGTTTACTGTCGAATTTGTATGCTTCCAGTGGTCTCTGGGAAGAAGTAGCCAAAGTAAGAAAAGATATGAAAGAGAAGTTTTTGATAAAAGAAGCAGGTTCTAGCTGGATAGAGGTGAAAAATAAGATCCACAAGTTTCATGTTGGGGATACTTCACACCCCAAAGCACGGGAGATTTATGATGAACTGGATAAATTGGGttcaaagataaagaaaatagGCTTTGTCCCCAATACAGATTTTGTACTTCATGATGTGGAAGAGGAGCAAAAAGAGTATTATTTGTTTCAACACAGTGAGAAAATAGCAGTGGCGTTTGGTCTTATTAGCACATCGAAATCGAAACCCATTAGAGTATTTAAGAATCTCCGTGTTTGTGGAGACTGCCACACTGCGATTAAGTATATTTCAAAAGCCACTGGGAGAGAAATAGTGGTAAGGGATTCAAATCGGTTTCATCATTTCAAGGATGGGACATGCTCTTGCAATGATTACTGGTGA